The Blautia luti nucleotide sequence CGGATGAGTGTATGCGCCCCAGCTGTCGTCGCCGCCGATTCCCATCTGGGCTTTTGCGACACGGACGACAGTGTAGTGGATCTGTGGGAGTTCGTATGGGTGCATGGCATTTTCTATTTCGTGTGGAGTGTATGGAAGGGCGGAGAACATCATTGGTTCTTTGTCCATCTCGAAGCGGATTCCTCTGCCTTTGCGGTCTGCATAGGTTTCGGTTTCGCCAAGACCATACCACTGCACATTGTCGTAATCTGCATTGAACTTGAAGATCATACCGAATTCCGGCATATCGCCCAGTTCTTTTACAGGGTCGTAGGATAAGGTTGTTTTTACTTTTCCATCGCCGAATACTTCGTAGGTAAGCTGACATTCACTGGCCGGTGTGGTGGGCATCAGATATGTGAAGGTTACTTTTACGGAAATGTCAGTTTCCTCTGTCTGTGGTAAATTGGCCGAGCCATATGCACCTTTTTTTGTTTTATAATTCTCCTGCCATCTTTTATTTGTCACATATTGAAGTAATAACAGCATTTCTCCGGCCGCATTTGCTTTTGCAGCCGTTATACACGGTGCCTGTGTCGGCTCTACAAAGAAGCAGTGTACATTGTCACCAAATACCAGTTTTAATCCGAAGCAGACTCCCGTTATATTTTCTATTCCAGATTTTGACATTATATTTACAGATTTTGATTATCCTCATTTTTCGTCAATCATTTATCTGCATTTTTTCTATAAAACAAAGGCCAAAGAAACATAACACAAAAGGCAGGTAAAAAATCACCTGCCCCATTTCAAGCCACCTGGCTCTTTATCCTTTTGTTTCTTATCCTTTTATTCCCCTTTGGCTTCCTTCTCTGCCATTCTGGAGAATACCATTTCATAGCCATCATTTCCATAATTTAATGAACGATTCACACGACTGATCGTTGCAGTGGAAGCTCCGGTCTTCTCGGAAATGTCAAGGTATGTTCTCTTGTCCATCAGCATCTTGGCAACTTCGAAACGCTGTGATAAGGAAAGAAGTTCGTTGATCGTGCATACATCCTCAAAGAAAGTATAACACTCTTCTTTATCCTTCAGGCAAAGGATCGCTTCAAAAAGCTGATCCACAGCCTCTGTTCTGATCTTTTTACTCATTTTCCTGCTCCTTTAGAACTCTGTTCTTCAATTCTTCACTTGACGGACATTTGTCTTTATTATGTCCGTATCATATTTCTAACAGTGATATTTTACCACGTTAAAACATAAGAAGCAAGCGTTTGAGCTGAAAGAACTCAGGATTTTTATAATTTGCGGTTTACATACTTTTTCACTGCATCCACGGAGCGGTTCAGCACCAGTTCTTCCGGGAAATCCAGCTTTGTGAGCAGATCTCTGGCCAGATCAAACTCTCCGATGAGCAGGTCAAAATGCGCATCACTATCCATCACAACCGGAACCTGATACTTCTTACACAGATTCAGCATCACCGTATCATTCTCCACTGCATTCTCTCTGGTACAGCCTGGCTCCATGGAATGATTGTTCAGCTCCAGAACCTTCCCATATTCCTTCGCACCCTGCACCAGCGCCTCATAATTGATCTCATATCTTCCATCATCCGGATGTCCGATGATATTAATATACGGATTCTTCATTGCATTCAGATAACTCTCCGTATTCTCAAGCTTAGATGCAGGCTTCATACACGGAGTATGCAGACTGGCGATCACCACATCCATATTCGCCAGCGTCTTCTGCCCCAGATCCACAGTCCCCTTTGCATCCAGAATATTCACCTCAGACCCCAGAAGCAGCTGAATCCCATACAACTCCCTGGGAACCACCTTCAGATTATTAAAATAAAACTCATGACAGGTTCCCGGCATCATCGGCGCATGCTCCGTAATCCCCAAAAGCTCCAGTCCCTTATCCGAAGCCGCCCTCACCATCTCCCTCAAAGAACAATATGCATGACCGCTGGCCACTGTATGTGTATGCAGATCCAACACTGACTTATATTTCATGATCAACCCCTCCTCATTTCGTAAAAATGT carries:
- a CDS encoding YerC/YecD family TrpR-related protein, producing MSKKIRTEAVDQLFEAILCLKDKEECYTFFEDVCTINELLSLSQRFEVAKMLMDKRTYLDISEKTGASTATISRVNRSLNYGNDGYEMVFSRMAEKEAKGE
- a CDS encoding phosphatase — translated: MKYKSVLDLHTHTVASGHAYCSLREMVRAASDKGLELLGITEHAPMMPGTCHEFYFNNLKVVPRELYGIQLLLGSEVNILDAKGTVDLGQKTLANMDVVIASLHTPCMKPASKLENTESYLNAMKNPYINIIGHPDDGRYEINYEALVQGAKEYGKVLELNNHSMEPGCTRENAVENDTVMLNLCKKYQVPVVMDSDAHFDLLIGEFDLARDLLTKLDFPEELVLNRSVDAVKKYVNRKL